A region of Neovison vison isolate M4711 chromosome 7, ASM_NN_V1, whole genome shotgun sequence DNA encodes the following proteins:
- the LOC122911699 gene encoding LOW QUALITY PROTEIN: zinc finger protein 345-like (The sequence of the model RefSeq protein was modified relative to this genomic sequence to represent the inferred CDS: substituted 1 base at 1 genomic stop codon): MAGSQGQLTFRDVAIEFSEEEWGHLTHTQRQLYQDVMLENYEHLLFLGLLLSKPDLIIYLEQEKELWDVKRKENIGFHPAVSSHETQSFLLECSIEGSFQNGSTQRYKDSAVEILYLCTDWDNDGEREVPHRNPGRYTQTKEMALNENVTALNGEGYKPLQKTSLFKSTVSAEQCVSVSTSSNQIGNHSDLWTDHLEHLESNLVHAESNDLSHLENRIGLTLNQRFGNEQSPQWDSYERDFTEESTLQYDQRLFTEDRITQCTEFEKILKQGSCVHRCVIARFADNYYECYKCGKGFHPISNFSIHNCHHLGDSLHKDNECGKAHNQSSSVADHQRIHEGKSPFTSNKPGTMFSQSSSLNINEIIPQGEKTYIFKECGKSFDCHSTLSQYQQMHTGEKVYKCDEAGQSIKDCLSTNEHSQIYSGENPCKCQECGKAFNNHSSLNRPHQIHIAGENYNSNECAKAFTSLSKLIHHQRIHSGDKPYQCEQCGKRFNHSSNLTQHHRIHTGVEPYQCQECGNAFNWRSGLVKHKRVHCGEKSYQCEERGKSFKDSTTPIEHHRIHTGEKPYQCQKCGKSFNWRSSFTQHYRIHTGEKPYQCQKCGKSFNQRSSLTQHHRIHTGEKPYHCQKCGSAFARSANLSRHQKTHSEEKPYQCQECGKSFNWRSSLIQHHRTHTGEKPYQCDKCDKSFIRNSDRIRHHRIHTGEKPYKCHECGKAYPVRSVLTRHQKIHNGEKPYQCQECGKAFIQNSNLKEHQKIHTGQKPYQCQECGKAFMRKSDLSQHQKIHTGQKPYQCQECGNAFTRRRNLSLHQKTHSAEKPCQCHXCGNAFNWRSGLAKHKRVHCGEKSYQCEECDKPFKDSPTLIQHYRSHNGEKPYQLKWQEL, translated from the exons ATGGCTGGTTCTCAG GGACAGCTGACCTTCAGGGATGTGGCCATAGAATTCTCTGAGGAGGAGTGGGGACACCTGACCCACACTCAGCGGCAACTGTACCAGGATGTGATGTTGGAGAACTACGAACACCTCCTCTTCTTGG GTCTCCTTCTGTCAAAGCCAGACCTGATTATATATTTGGAGCAAGAGAAGGAGCTCTGGGatgtgaagagaaaggagaacataggcttcCATCCAG CTGTATCTTCACATGAGACCCAGAGTTTCCTGCTCGAGTGTAGCATCGAAGGTTCTTTCCAGAATGGGTCAACGCAGAGATACAAAGATAGTGCTGTTGAGATTTTATACTTATGCACAGACTGGGACAATGATGGGGAGAGGGAAGTGCCTCACAGAAATCCTGGACGATACACCCAAACCAAGGAAATGGCCCTTAATGAGAATGTCACTGCCCTAAATGGTGAAGGATATAAACCGCTGCAGAAAACCTCCCTTTTTAAGTCAACTGTTTCTGCAGAGCAGTGTGTTTCTGTCAGCACAAGCTCCAATCAGATAGGCAACCATAGCGATTTGTGGACAGACCACTTGGAACATCTGGAAAGTAACCTAGTCCATGCTGAGAGTAATGATTTGAGCCATTTGGAAAATAGGATTGGTCTGACGTTAAATCAGAGATTTGGAAATGAACAAAGTCCTCAGTGGGATTCATATGAGAGGGACTTCACTGAGGAGTCGACCCTACAGTATGACCAAAGGCTTTTCACTGAAGACAGAATTACTCAGTGCACTGAATttgagaaaatactgaaacagGGCTCCTGTGTTCACAGATGTGTCATTGCTAGGTTTGCAGACAACTATTATGAATGTTATAAATGTGGGAAAGGCTTTCATCCAATCTCTAACTTCAGTATACATAATTGTCATCATTTGGGAGACAGTCTTCATAAAgataatgaatgtgggaaagctcATAACCAGTCCTCCAGTGTTGCtgatcatcagagaattcatgaGGGAAAAAGCCCATTCACATCTAATAAACCAGGGACCATGTTTAGTCAGTCCTCAAGCCTAAACATCAATGAGATAATTCCTCAGGGAGAGAAAACTTACATCTTTAAGGAATGTGGTAAATCCTTTGACTGCCACTCAACATTATCTCAATATCAGCAAATGCATACTGGAGAAAAAGTATACAAATGCGACGAAGCTGGTCAAAGCATTAAGGACTGTTTATCAACAAATGAACATTCGCAGATCTATTCCGGAGAGAATCCCTgcaaatgtcaagaatgtggcaaagcTTTTAACAATCACTCAAGTCTTAATAGACCGCACCAAATTCATATTGCAGGGGAAAATTACAACAGTAATGAATGTGCCAAAGCCTTTACATCATTGTCAAAACTTATTcatcatcagagaattcatagtGGAGATAAACCTTACCAGTGTGAACAATGTGGCAAGAGGTTTAACCACAGCTCAAACCTtactcaacatcacagaattcatactggagtggaaccttaccaatgtcaagaatgtggtaATGCCTTTAACTGGAGGTCAGGTCTTGTTAAGCATAAGAGAGTTCATTGTGGAGAAAAATCTTACCAATGTGAAGAACGTGGCAAGTCCTTTAAGGACAGCACAACTCCTAttgaacatcacagaattcatactggagagaaaccttaccaatgtcaaaaaTGTGGCAAGAGCTTTAACTGGAGGTCATCCTTTACTCAACattacagaattcatactggagagaaaccttaccaatgtcaaaaaTGTGGCAAGAGCTTTAACCAGAGGTCATCCCTtactcaacatcacagaattcatactggagagaaaccttaccactGTCAAAAATGTGGCAGTGCCTTTGCCAGGAGTGCAAATCTTTCTCGGCATCAGAAAACTCATAGTGAAGAGAagccttaccaatgtcaagaatgtggcaagagCTTTAACTGGAGGTCATCCCTTATTCAACATCACAgaactcatactggagagaaaccttaccaatgtgaCAAATGTGACAAGAGCTTTATCCGGAACTCAGACCGTATtcgacatcacagaattcatactggagagaaaccttacaaatgtcaTGAATGTGGTAAGGCCTATCCCGTCCGTTCGGTACTTACTAGACATCAAAAAATTCATAacggagagaaaccttaccaatgtcaagaatgtggcaaggcctttatcCAGAACTCAAACCTTAAAGAACATCAGAAAATTCATACTGgacagaaaccttaccaatgtcaggaatgtggcaaggcctttatgAGGAAGTCAGATCTTTCTCAGCATCAGAAAATTCATACTGgacagaaaccttaccaatgtcaggaATGTGGCAATGCCTTTACCAGGAGGCGAAATCTTTCTCTGCATCAGAAAACTCATAGTGCAGAGAAACCTTGCCAATGTCACTAATGTGGCAATGCCTTTAACTGGAGGTCTGGTCTTGCTAAGCATAAGAGAGTTCATTGTGGAGAAAAATCTTACCAATGTGAAGAATGTGACAAGCCCTTTAAGGACAGCCCTACTCTTATTCAACATTACAGAAGTCATaatggagagaaaccttaccagtTAAAGTGGCAGGAGCTTTAA